A single region of the Acidobacteriaceae bacterium genome encodes:
- a CDS encoding choice-of-anchor D domain-containing protein: protein MAALFLACLCPAPAHSQAHSQPAQQRRVEDFLAQRRTADGSNSALARARAQAQHASLLSRNAVRAHAGSSSPLTAAWQPLGPSSVFTQRFGNVTGRVTSIAFDPNDSTRNTVYLGTTGGGVWKSTNAAGPLASITFAPLTDTLPVFSISAGSTTIPSLSIGAVAVQPAPNPVVLAGTGDPNDATDSLYGEGILRSADGGQTWTIATLAAEGTSLNQTFAGLSTAGLAWSSASTNVVVAAMSVSPQAAIVDAQGSASVPGLYYSTDAGASWKMATLYDGAVIVQSPQPVGSGQVGNAATSVVWDAVRGLFIAAVRSHGYYSSPDGKTWTRLTNQPGTGLTTTNCPVGANGVGSSTCPIFRGTLAVQPATGDLYALTVDVNDNDQGLWQDLCAASGGSCTNPSPTWGARIDNGALEVGSGSTAIIQGGYDLTLAVAPNSAGGTLLFAGTVDLYRCAIASGATSCTLRNTTNALNGCNAPAAIAPAQHAIAAALTGAGTQLVLVGNDGGLWRSTDGVNQTGPACSVSDAQHFDNLNAAIGSGGSLAEVISFAQDPANPDILIAGLGANGTAATTSASTLASWPQLSAGEGGFSAIDPNTPSNWFVTIGAGVNLAACTSGLNCTAADLLSPAAIGAPQVNNDQSLLDAPSLLDPQLTTNVLVGTCRVWRGPAASGGTWSTANQLSRGFDGTTGACSANSAMVRSLAAGGPVANSTNAQSAGATVLYAGMAGQFDQGQGLAGHLFVTKSANTDSSSTAWADVALSPVTNSDPFNSGAFDISSIAVDPHDATGATVYATVMGFGIDPHLYRSTDFGAHWTAISFNLPPAPANAVVVDPNDPNTVYVALDTGVFVTQAVTTCASANCWSPLGTGLPNAPVTTLEAAPNMPTGDGRLGMLRAGTYGRGLWQIPLLGATTTTAPAITLSATTLNFGAQPVSTQSSPQTITVTSSGNAPVTFSEEDVTGDFVEHDTCIGQTLAVGASCTFSISFAPTQTGSRTGNLLIDANIPGGQATVSLNGIATAPASIVLTPAALTFPATIVNQTAAAQIITVANTGANPATLNSPSITGDFSIAASTCTATLAAQTACSISISFTPTASGTRAGVLTITDSVGTQTAQLSGTGNAPATDTLAPLSLTFAQQAIGTNSAVQQVTLTNSGDVALTLITASVTAGDFTATNSCGASLNPHSACAVLVAFVPTAVGTRSATLTITDQFRSQTVTLTGTGVAPAGVSLSPTALGFPATGVGLSAPPQTLTLTNNGGLPLHIANMVLSAGFTLASSSCDATLSPAASCNLIIVFSPTTAGAIAGTLTLTDDAPSGTQTTNVTGTGVDFSLASNGATSVTVVSGATATYPLLLTSLNGLSGSVALACSGAPANSICTVNPATANLGGTSTLSVTVQTGQTTAELRQPRSPFAPRNSGPVLAFFALPLAFALRRRQLPRLLLAAIAVIALTSLTGCGSERLIPNQGGPGGSSTPTGSYNLTVSASAAGLTHSVNLTLTVQ from the coding sequence TTGGCAGCTCTCTTTCTAGCCTGCCTCTGTCCCGCTCCAGCCCATTCTCAAGCCCATTCGCAGCCCGCGCAGCAGCGGCGGGTCGAAGACTTTCTTGCTCAGCGCCGAACGGCTGACGGGTCGAATTCCGCACTCGCGCGGGCGCGAGCACAGGCGCAGCATGCCAGTCTGCTGAGCCGCAACGCCGTTCGCGCGCACGCGGGTTCATCCAGTCCGCTCACTGCAGCGTGGCAGCCGCTCGGCCCCAGCTCCGTCTTCACGCAGCGCTTCGGCAATGTCACAGGCCGCGTGACGTCCATCGCCTTCGACCCCAACGATTCCACCCGCAACACCGTTTATCTCGGCACAACCGGCGGCGGCGTGTGGAAGTCGACCAACGCCGCCGGCCCGCTCGCCTCCATCACGTTCGCGCCGCTCACGGATACGCTGCCGGTCTTCAGCATCAGCGCGGGCTCGACGACGATTCCCTCGCTGTCCATCGGCGCGGTCGCGGTCCAGCCGGCTCCGAACCCTGTGGTGCTCGCGGGCACTGGCGACCCGAACGATGCGACCGACTCGCTCTACGGGGAGGGCATCCTGCGCTCCGCCGATGGCGGCCAGACGTGGACCATTGCCACGCTTGCGGCCGAAGGGACGTCGCTAAACCAGACCTTCGCCGGTCTCTCGACCGCAGGCCTCGCCTGGAGCAGCGCGTCGACGAATGTCGTGGTGGCCGCGATGTCTGTCTCGCCGCAGGCGGCGATTGTCGACGCGCAGGGATCAGCCTCCGTTCCCGGCCTCTACTACTCCACGGACGCGGGTGCCAGCTGGAAGATGGCCACGCTCTACGACGGCGCAGTGATCGTGCAGTCGCCACAGCCGGTTGGGAGCGGGCAGGTCGGCAACGCTGCTACGTCGGTCGTGTGGGATGCGGTACGCGGCCTGTTCATCGCCGCAGTGCGCAGCCACGGCTATTACAGCTCGCCTGACGGCAAGACCTGGACGCGGCTCACCAACCAACCCGGCACGGGCCTTACCACGACGAACTGTCCCGTCGGCGCAAACGGCGTAGGCAGCAGCACTTGCCCCATCTTCCGCGGCACGCTCGCCGTGCAGCCGGCCACCGGCGACCTCTACGCCCTGACGGTCGACGTGAACGACAACGATCAGGGACTCTGGCAGGATCTGTGCGCCGCATCCGGTGGAAGCTGCACGAACCCGTCGCCGACGTGGGGCGCGCGTATCGACAACGGCGCACTCGAGGTGGGCTCCGGCAGCACCGCCATTATCCAGGGAGGCTACGACCTCACGCTCGCCGTCGCGCCGAACTCCGCCGGAGGAACGCTCCTGTTCGCCGGCACGGTCGATCTCTACCGCTGCGCGATCGCCTCTGGCGCGACAAGCTGCACGCTTCGCAACACCACGAATGCGCTCAACGGCTGCAACGCCCCCGCTGCGATCGCGCCCGCGCAGCACGCGATCGCTGCTGCCCTCACTGGCGCTGGAACGCAGCTCGTTCTCGTCGGCAACGACGGCGGTCTCTGGCGCTCGACCGACGGCGTCAACCAGACGGGCCCCGCCTGCTCCGTGAGCGACGCACAGCACTTTGACAACCTCAACGCGGCCATCGGCAGCGGCGGCTCCCTGGCCGAGGTTATTTCCTTCGCGCAGGATCCGGCGAACCCAGACATCCTCATCGCCGGCCTCGGCGCGAACGGCACGGCCGCGACCACCTCAGCCTCGACGCTCGCGTCATGGCCTCAGCTCTCTGCCGGTGAAGGTGGCTTCTCAGCCATCGATCCCAACACTCCATCCAACTGGTTCGTCACCATCGGCGCGGGTGTAAATCTTGCAGCCTGCACCTCCGGCCTCAACTGCACAGCCGCTGATCTTCTTTCACCGGCCGCCATCGGCGCGCCGCAGGTGAACAACGACCAATCCCTCCTTGACGCGCCCTCGCTTCTCGACCCGCAGCTAACCACCAACGTTCTCGTCGGCACCTGCCGCGTCTGGCGTGGTCCGGCGGCTTCAGGCGGCACATGGAGCACAGCCAACCAGCTCAGCCGCGGGTTCGACGGAACCACAGGAGCATGCAGCGCGAACTCCGCGATGGTGCGCTCGCTCGCCGCGGGCGGCCCTGTCGCGAACTCGACGAACGCGCAGAGCGCAGGCGCAACTGTGCTGTACGCCGGGATGGCCGGCCAGTTCGATCAGGGCCAGGGCCTCGCCGGACACCTGTTCGTCACCAAGTCCGCGAACACCGACTCCTCTTCGACCGCATGGGCAGACGTTGCGCTGAGTCCCGTCACCAACTCCGACCCCTTCAACTCCGGCGCGTTCGACATCTCCTCCATTGCCGTCGACCCGCACGATGCAACCGGCGCTACCGTGTACGCCACCGTCATGGGCTTCGGCATCGACCCGCATCTCTACCGCTCCACCGACTTCGGCGCGCACTGGACCGCGATCAGCTTCAACCTTCCGCCCGCGCCCGCGAACGCAGTCGTCGTCGACCCGAACGATCCGAACACCGTCTACGTTGCGCTCGACACCGGCGTCTTCGTCACCCAGGCGGTAACAACCTGCGCCTCTGCGAATTGCTGGAGCCCGCTCGGAACCGGACTCCCCAACGCGCCCGTCACCACGCTGGAAGCCGCGCCGAACATGCCGACGGGCGACGGCCGTCTCGGCATGCTGCGCGCCGGAACCTACGGCCGTGGTCTCTGGCAGATCCCGCTTCTCGGCGCGACGACGACGACAGCTCCCGCGATTACGCTCTCCGCGACGACGCTCAATTTCGGCGCGCAGCCGGTCTCCACGCAGAGCAGCCCCCAGACGATCACCGTCACCAGCTCCGGCAACGCGCCGGTCACTTTCTCGGAGGAGGATGTCACTGGCGACTTCGTCGAGCATGACACCTGCATTGGCCAGACGCTCGCCGTCGGCGCCAGCTGCACGTTCAGCATCAGCTTTGCGCCGACGCAGACCGGCTCGCGCACAGGCAATCTCTTAATCGATGCGAACATCCCCGGCGGCCAGGCGACCGTCTCGCTGAACGGAATCGCCACAGCGCCGGCCTCGATCGTACTCACGCCCGCGGCGCTGACCTTCCCCGCGACGATCGTCAATCAAACCGCCGCCGCGCAGATCATCACCGTCGCGAACACCGGAGCGAATCCCGCGACGCTCAATTCGCCGTCCATCACCGGCGATTTCAGCATTGCCGCGAGCACCTGCACCGCCACGCTCGCAGCACAAACTGCCTGCTCCATCTCCATCAGCTTCACGCCCACGGCCAGCGGCACACGCGCCGGTGTCCTCACCATCACGGACAGCGTCGGCACTCAAACCGCGCAGCTCTCCGGCACCGGCAACGCTCCCGCAACAGACACGCTCGCTCCGCTTTCACTCACCTTCGCGCAGCAGGCGATTGGCACCAACAGCGCGGTGCAGCAAGTCACGCTGACCAACTCCGGCGATGTGGCCCTCACGCTCATCACTGCGTCGGTCACCGCGGGCGATTTCACCGCAACGAACTCCTGCGGCGCTTCGCTCAACCCGCACTCCGCGTGTGCGGTCCTAGTCGCGTTTGTGCCAACCGCTGTCGGCACGCGCTCTGCGACCCTTACCATCACCGACCAGTTCCGCTCACAAACCGTCACGCTCACCGGCACCGGTGTCGCGCCTGCCGGAGTCTCTCTCAGTCCCACAGCGCTCGGCTTCCCCGCGACAGGCGTCGGGCTCTCTGCTCCGCCGCAGACGCTCACGCTCACCAACAATGGCGGCCTGCCTTTGCATATTGCGAACATGGTACTGAGCGCCGGGTTCACCCTCGCCTCCAGTAGCTGCGACGCAACGCTCAGCCCTGCGGCGAGCTGTAACCTCATCATCGTCTTCTCGCCAACCACCGCCGGCGCAATCGCCGGCACACTCACGCTCACCGACGACGCACCCAGCGGCACCCAGACGACAAACGTCACGGGTACCGGCGTCGACTTCTCGCTCGCCTCCAACGGAGCGACAAGCGTGACCGTCGTGAGCGGAGCAACGGCCACCTACCCGCTGCTCCTGACCTCACTCAATGGCCTCTCCGGCTCGGTCGCGCTCGCCTGTTCCGGGGCGCCGGCAAACAGCATCTGCACGGTCAACCCAGCGACCGCAAATCTCGGCGGCACGAGCACCCTCTCCGTCACCGTGCAGACCGGACAGACCACCGCCGAACTGCGGCAGCCACGTTCTCCATTCGCTCCGCGCAACAGCGGCCCCGTGCTGGCCTTTTTCGCGCTCCCACTCGCATTCGCTCTGCGGCGTCGCCAGCTGCCGCGACTGCTGCTTGCAGCCATTGCAGTCATCGCACTCACATCGCTGACAGGCTGCGGTTCGGAGCGCCTCATTCCAAATCAGGGTGGTCCCGGCGGTTCTTCGACACCGACCGGCTCGTATAACCTGACCGTGAGCGCGTCCGCCGCAGGCCTCACGCACAGCGTCAATCTCACCCTGACTGTGCAATAA
- a CDS encoding acyltransferase, translating to MASTLKAYQIPWVSTGSPASQPVVAKKRPEYLFIHTVRFWSMLAIVFLHCAAKFTKYETVSTAEMSLMVTPFKFGTIGFFLISGFLVGDRLPASDRISYLRRRAKRLIPAWLVWFGLDVLYSTHRDLGGVPATGLSSRVLFSTVYASGVRCLTETALWFIPNFMVALTCIVMLRRWLNDLRLGAVLLAINLFYGVNVYTRWLPSRHTEALFAFVFYLWLGAWCSLRKEKIQSWAAAQSAGRLVLYAGAAAGVAVIETFILKAHNSPDEFNSLRFGNQIYSVLIVILLLRIKRRSWPAFINVAETTYGVYLIHGMVMSLLFAAAMKIVMVHGSLLGPAGVLLMWIVLAPTGYFLALQLTRVFASIPRWAWVVGANSEPAKPRPAVAEAVVGQPTQA from the coding sequence ATGGCATCGACGTTAAAGGCCTACCAAATCCCCTGGGTTAGTACGGGTTCGCCCGCATCGCAACCTGTCGTCGCAAAGAAGCGGCCCGAGTATCTTTTTATCCATACAGTCCGCTTCTGGAGCATGCTGGCGATCGTTTTTCTCCATTGCGCGGCCAAATTCACGAAATACGAGACCGTCTCCACTGCTGAGATGAGTCTTATGGTGACGCCGTTCAAGTTCGGCACCATTGGATTCTTCCTGATTTCCGGCTTTCTGGTCGGAGACCGGTTGCCGGCCTCGGACCGGATCAGCTATCTGCGCCGCCGCGCCAAGCGCCTCATTCCGGCCTGGCTGGTCTGGTTTGGCCTCGATGTTCTGTACAGCACGCACCGGGATCTCGGCGGCGTCCCGGCAACCGGCCTTAGCTCGCGTGTTCTTTTCTCGACGGTGTACGCCTCCGGCGTCCGCTGCCTCACGGAGACGGCGCTCTGGTTTATCCCGAACTTCATGGTGGCTCTCACCTGCATCGTCATGCTGCGCCGTTGGCTCAATGACCTGCGGCTGGGAGCGGTGCTGCTCGCCATCAACCTCTTCTACGGAGTCAATGTCTACACCCGCTGGCTGCCGAGCCGCCACACCGAAGCGCTCTTCGCCTTTGTGTTCTATCTCTGGCTGGGTGCGTGGTGCTCGCTACGCAAGGAGAAGATTCAAAGCTGGGCCGCGGCGCAATCGGCCGGTCGGCTTGTCCTCTATGCGGGTGCGGCGGCAGGCGTCGCGGTGATCGAGACCTTCATCCTGAAGGCGCACAACAGCCCGGACGAATTCAACTCGCTTCGCTTCGGCAACCAGATTTATTCGGTGCTGATCGTCATTCTGCTGCTGCGGATCAAGCGTCGGTCATGGCCGGCCTTCATCAATGTGGCCGAGACAACCTACGGCGTCTACCTGATCCATGGAATGGTCATGAGCCTGTTATTCGCCGCCGCGATGAAGATCGTAATGGTGCACGGCAGTTTGCTGGGGCCTGCAGGCGTTCTGCTGATGTGGATTGTCCTGGCTCCGACCGGGTACTTCCTGGCGCTGCAACTCACGCGGGTATTTGCATCCATCCCGCGCTGGGCGTGGGTGGTCGGCGCCAACTCCGAGCCGGCAAAGCCGCGCCCGGCGGTCGCCGAGGCGGTGGTCGGCCAGCCTACCCAGGCCTGA
- a CDS encoding aldo/keto reductase has protein sequence MNYVRLGQTGVRVSPLCLGMMTYGSKKWRDWVLEEDEARPFIQRAVEAGINFYDTADIYSRGESEVLTGKLLREFQPCREELVIATKVFNPMSDAPNDRGLSRKHIMASIDRSLKRLGVDYVDLYQIHRFDKDTNIEETCEALDAVVRAGKALYIGASSMYAWQFLKMLQYQRQNSLAQFVTMQNHYNLIYREEEREMIPLCLDQGIGCIPWSPLARGFLTGTRGRNDGKSETARARTDDFSHNMYYRDTDFDIVDRVVEIANERHAKPAQVALAWILSKPAVSAPIIGASKTEHLEDAIAALQLKLSEEEIKRLEELYEPHPVLGHSY, from the coding sequence ATGAACTATGTGCGGCTCGGCCAGACCGGCGTGCGCGTCTCTCCGCTTTGTCTCGGCATGATGACCTACGGCTCGAAGAAGTGGCGCGACTGGGTGCTGGAGGAAGACGAAGCGCGCCCGTTCATCCAGCGCGCCGTGGAAGCCGGAATCAACTTCTACGACACAGCAGACATCTATTCGCGCGGTGAGAGCGAGGTGCTCACCGGCAAACTGCTGCGCGAGTTCCAGCCGTGCCGCGAAGAGCTGGTGATCGCGACCAAGGTCTTCAACCCGATGAGCGATGCGCCGAACGACCGCGGCCTCTCGCGCAAGCACATCATGGCGTCGATTGACCGCAGCCTGAAGCGGCTCGGCGTCGATTATGTCGACCTGTACCAGATCCACCGCTTCGACAAAGACACGAACATCGAGGAGACCTGCGAGGCGCTGGACGCGGTCGTGCGCGCAGGCAAGGCGCTCTACATCGGAGCGTCGAGCATGTACGCGTGGCAGTTCCTGAAGATGCTCCAATACCAGCGGCAGAATTCGCTGGCGCAGTTCGTCACGATGCAGAACCACTACAACCTGATCTATCGCGAAGAAGAGCGCGAGATGATTCCGCTCTGCCTGGACCAGGGGATCGGCTGCATTCCATGGAGCCCGTTGGCGCGCGGTTTTCTGACCGGCACCCGTGGGCGCAACGATGGCAAGTCTGAAACTGCGCGTGCGCGCACCGACGACTTCAGCCACAACATGTACTACCGGGACACGGACTTCGACATCGTCGATCGCGTCGTGGAGATCGCGAACGAACGTCACGCCAAGCCGGCGCAGGTGGCGCTCGCGTGGATTCTCAGCAAACCCGCTGTCTCGGCGCCGATCATTGGCGCGAGCAAAACCGAACATCTGGAGGACGCGATCGCGGCGCTGCAGCTGAAGCTGAGCGAGGAGGAGATCAAGCGGCTGGAGGAGCTGTATGAGCCGCATCCGGTCCTCGGCCACAGCTATTAA